A single window of Malus sylvestris chromosome 5, drMalSylv7.2, whole genome shotgun sequence DNA harbors:
- the LOC126623281 gene encoding uncharacterized protein LOC126623281 produces MACFVPFNSKNLDISIFVFRPTIVLVDDLLNALKQFSLCTESLGCVQSSILQSIHGNMFIWFGAWLKRTCENKDSLTARLLSMLANISNMAILVDHSFFDAYAGESRDGSSAAKFRRGDTVSLSTALIYGGDINNVSYACLALFKSGFQRMQGATAGVCLKCQTGQRTASLFVWKSLQYCYSWILNSDQRKALSPYLESVSIEIKYDIFRVVYVSGDSDIDLQVLYPRHQMLEQAGGESKEEGQLMQSTSIV; encoded by the exons ATGGCATGCTTTGTGCCTTTCAACAGTAAAAATTTAGACATAAGCATCTTCGTGTTCAGGCCAACAATTGTGTTGGTCGATGACCTTCTTAATGCTCTCAAGCAATTCTCTTTGTGCACTGAGTCTCTTGGTTGTGTTCAAAGTTCAATCTTGCAGAGTATCCATGGAAATATG TTCATATGGTTTGGAGCGTGGCTGAAGAGAACATGTGAAAACAAAGATTCATTGACTGCACGCCTT CTCTCAATGTTAGCGAATATATCAAACATGGCTATCTTAGTCGATCACTCCTTCTTCGACGCGTATGCTGGAGAATCGAGAGACGGTTCTTCTGCAGCGAAATTTCGCAGAGGTGACACGGTGTCACTGAGCACTGCCCTCATCTACGGTGGTGACATAAACAACGTCTCTTACGCATGCTTAGCGTTGTTCAAGTCCGGTTTTCAAAGGATGCAAGGCGCGACAGCCGGTGTTTGTTTGAAATGCCAAACCGGGCAAAGAACTGCTTCTCTCTTCGTGTGGAAGTCTCTGCAATATTGCTACTCATGGATTCTAAATTCCGACCAAAGAAAAGCATTGTCGCCCTATCTCGAAAGCGTCTCGATCGAGATTAAGTACGACATTTTTCGAGTGGTCTATGTCAGCGGCGACAGTGATATCGACTTGCAGGTCTTATATCCTCGTCATCAGATGTTAGAACAAGCTGGAGGCGAAAGCAAAGAAGAAGGGCAGCTCATGCAAAGTACTTCCATAGTATAA
- the LOC126623280 gene encoding putative hydrolase C777.06c isoform X1, whose protein sequence is MAAENHHGGRSALIFLGTGCSSAVPNAMCLIQPSDPCHVCAQALSIPPDQNPNYRCNTSLLIDHCGSDGNHSYILIDVGKTFREQVLRWFTRYKIPRVDSIILTHEHADAVLGLDDIRAVQPFSPTNDIDPTPIYLSHYAMESIAVKFPYLVKKKLAEGQEVRRVAQLDWRIIEESIETPFLASGLQFVPLPVMHGEDYICLGFLFGERCRIAYISDVSRFPASTEHVISKDGAGQLDLLILDTLYRTGSHNVHFCLPQTLEAVKRICPKKTLLIGMTHEFDHHVDNKFLKEWSEREGIQVQLAHDGLRVPIDL, encoded by the exons ATGGCGGCCGAGAACCACCACGGCGGTCGATCGGCGCTGATCTTCCTCGGCACCGGGTGCTCGAGCGCCGTCCCCAACGCAATGTGCCTGATCCAGCCCTCCGATCCTTGCCACGTCTGCGCCCAGGCGCTCTCCATCCCCCCggaccaaaaccctaattaccG GTGCAATACGTCGCTTTTGATTGATCATTGCGGAAGCGATGGTAACCACAGCTACATATTGATCGATGTCGGAAAGACGTTCAGGGAGCAAGTGCTTCGCTGGTTCACTCGCTATAAGATTCCCAGAGTTGATTCT ATTATTTTGACTCATGAACATGCTGATGCAGTTCTTGGTCTGGATGATATACGTGCCGTTCAACCATTTAGTCCCACAAATGACATTGATCCTACTCCCATCTACCTAAGTCATTATGCAATGGAGAG CATTGCAGTGAAATTTCCTTACTTGGTTAAGAAAAAACTTGCTGAAGGACAAGAAGTGAGACGGGTAGCACAACTTGACTGGAGGATAATTGAGGAGAGTATTGAAACACCGTTTCTTGCGTCAGGCCTACAATTTGTTCCTTTGCCA GTAATGCATGGGGAAGATTATATCTGTTTGGGTTTTCTATTTGGTGAAAGATGTAGAATAGCTTATATATCTGATGTTTCACGCTTTCCTGCAAGCACAGAACATG TTATTTCAAAAGATGGAGCTGGACAGTTGGATCTTCTTATCTTGGACACACTATACAGG ACCGGATCCCATAATGTTCATTTTTGCCTCCCACAG ACTCTTGAAGCTGTGAAGAggatttgtccaaaaaaaaccCTTTTAATTGGAATGACTCATGAGTTTGATCACCACGTAGACAATAAGTTTCTTAAGGAATGGTCTGAGAG GGAAGGGATTCAAGTGCAGCTTGCGCATGATGGTTTGAGAGTGCCCATAGACCTATGA
- the LOC126623280 gene encoding putative hydrolase C777.06c isoform X2, whose translation MAAENHHGGRSALIFLGTGCSSAVPNAMCLIQPSDPCHVCAQALSIPPDQNPNYRCNTSLLIDHCGSDGNHSYILIDVGKTFREQVLRWFTRYKIPRVDSIILTHEHADAVLGLDDIRAVQPFSPTNDIDPTPIYLSHYAMESIAVKFPYLVKKKLAEGQEVRRVAQLDWRIIEESIETPFLASGLQFVPLPVMHGEDYICLGFLFGERCRIAYISDVSRFPASTEHVISKDGAGQLDLLILDTLYRTGSQNLIAFGLPPR comes from the exons ATGGCGGCCGAGAACCACCACGGCGGTCGATCGGCGCTGATCTTCCTCGGCACCGGGTGCTCGAGCGCCGTCCCCAACGCAATGTGCCTGATCCAGCCCTCCGATCCTTGCCACGTCTGCGCCCAGGCGCTCTCCATCCCCCCggaccaaaaccctaattaccG GTGCAATACGTCGCTTTTGATTGATCATTGCGGAAGCGATGGTAACCACAGCTACATATTGATCGATGTCGGAAAGACGTTCAGGGAGCAAGTGCTTCGCTGGTTCACTCGCTATAAGATTCCCAGAGTTGATTCT ATTATTTTGACTCATGAACATGCTGATGCAGTTCTTGGTCTGGATGATATACGTGCCGTTCAACCATTTAGTCCCACAAATGACATTGATCCTACTCCCATCTACCTAAGTCATTATGCAATGGAGAG CATTGCAGTGAAATTTCCTTACTTGGTTAAGAAAAAACTTGCTGAAGGACAAGAAGTGAGACGGGTAGCACAACTTGACTGGAGGATAATTGAGGAGAGTATTGAAACACCGTTTCTTGCGTCAGGCCTACAATTTGTTCCTTTGCCA GTAATGCATGGGGAAGATTATATCTGTTTGGGTTTTCTATTTGGTGAAAGATGTAGAATAGCTTATATATCTGATGTTTCACGCTTTCCTGCAAGCACAGAACATG TTATTTCAAAAGATGGAGCTGGACAGTTGGATCTTCTTATCTTGGACACACTATACAGG
- the LOC126623430 gene encoding uncharacterized protein LOC126623430 isoform X2 encodes MDESWRMRMGLMPGLPRRRSAEHVSTRSVFAAAAAKDSHITLEPDDFADVFGGPPRSVLPRQFPGGSTSFYEEIFRPPEFCFTAENRDRSLPAFRIPSRSERFYSDIFGSDDDGRQRMSRERSRPNSKTKSKSNSSSVLSSEELSPLRPVIGDDVAFSSFASKLRWNSSTMKPTKEHPKKQGTSALRCNPLSFTENQVLEKLYDEKFRSSSNFGFTRKVSSPETMSPGPSSCRSVKQFVDDLELLSPSSAVSSLCQEHEIKSGIWDRVLREKEVGVLEQEEKEEDNNDDEVMSSYVIEINSDQQREEAVGIEEAIAWAKEKFQTHSNSEKEGSLTQQDNQQSVEMDEGRPNVDEYSYHQQRDELLLETTPSPEEEEEMTGIAEEEKKPSEKDMELELLDEDIRLWSAGKESNIRMLLSTLHHVVWPKSGWYAVPLTSLIEGSQVKKAYQKARLCLHPDKLQQRGATPAQKYIAETAFAILQDAWAVFISQDVFIT; translated from the exons ATGGACGAGTCCTGGCGCATGCGAATGGGATTAATGCCGGGACTCCCGCGGCGGCGCTCCGCGGAGCACGTCTCCACTCGATCTGTATTCGCGGCCGCAGCCGCCAAAGACTCCCATATAACGCTTGAACCCGATGACTTCGCGGATGTATTCGGCGGGCCGCCGCGGAGCGTCCTCCCGCGCCAATTCCCCGGGGGCTCGACTTCCTTCTACGAGGAGATCTTCCGGCCGCCGGAGTTCTGCTTTACGGCGGAGAACAGAGACCGAAGCTTGCCTGCGTTTAGGATTCCGTCGAGGAGCGAGCGGTTTTATAGTGATATTTTTGGATCGGACGACGACGGACGCCAGCGGATGTCGAGAGAGCGGTCGAGGCCGAACTCGAAAACGAAGTCAAAGTCAAACTCTTCGTCGGTGCTGAGCTCGGAGGAGCTGAGTCCTCTCCGGCCGGTCATCGGCGATGACGTGGCATTCTCCTCCTTCGCTTCAAAGCTCAG ATGGAACTCATCAACCATGAAGCCAACCAAGGAACATCCAAAGAAACAAGGCACGTCAGCTCTGCGTTGCAATCCTCTTTCCTTCACTGAAAACCAAGTTCTGGAGAAATTATATGATGAAAAGTTCAGAAGCTCCAGTAATTTCGGATTCACAAGGAAGGTCTCGTCCCCAGAAACCATGAGTCCTGGACCCAGTTCGTGTCGAAGCGTCAAGCAATTTGTGGATGATCTGGAGCTTCTCTCACCATCTTCAGCAGTCTCTTCGCTCTGCCAAGAACATGAGATTAAATCCGGGATTTGGGATCGGGTTTTGCGAGAGAAAGAAGTGGGAGTATtggaacaagaagaaaaagaagaagataataATGACGATGAAGTGATGAGCTCTTATGTGATTGAGATCAATTCTGATCAGCAAAGAGAAGAAGCAGTTGGTATTGAAGAAGCGATTGCATGGGCTAAAGAGAAGTTCCAAACACACAGTAATTCCGAGAAAGAAGGGAGCTTGACGCAACAAGACAATCAGCAGTCTGTTGAAATGGATGAAG GTAGGCCTAATGTGGATGAGTACTCATATCACCAGCAAAGAGATGAACTACTACTTGAAACGACTCCATCTCCAgag gaagaagaggaaatgACAGGGATAGCTGAAGAGGAAAAGAAGCCTTCAGAAAAAGAT aTGGAATTGGAGCTCTTGGATGAAGACATAAGGTTATGGTCGGCTGGCAAGGAATCCAACATTCGTATGCTGCTTTCGACACTACACCAT GTTGTATGGCCCAAGAGTGGATGGTATGCAGTTCCCTTGACAAGCCTAATAGAAGGTTCACAGGTGAAGAAAGCGTATCAGAAAGCAAGGCTGTGCCTCCACCCAGACAAACTGCAACAAAGAGGAGCAACACCTGCTCAAAAATATATTGCTGAAACGGCCTTCGCCATCCTCCag GATGCATGGGCCGTGTTTATCTCCCAAGATGTATTCATTACTTAG
- the LOC126623430 gene encoding uncharacterized protein LOC126623430 isoform X1, with translation MDESWRMRMGLMPGLPRRRSAEHVSTRSVFAAAAAKDSHITLEPDDFADVFGGPPRSVLPRQFPGGSTSFYEEIFRPPEFCFTAENRDRSLPAFRIPSRSERFYSDIFGSDDDGRQRMSRERSRPNSKTKSKSNSSSVLSSEELSPLRPVIGDDVAFSSFASKLRPLNVPCRWNSSTMKPTKEHPKKQGTSALRCNPLSFTENQVLEKLYDEKFRSSSNFGFTRKVSSPETMSPGPSSCRSVKQFVDDLELLSPSSAVSSLCQEHEIKSGIWDRVLREKEVGVLEQEEKEEDNNDDEVMSSYVIEINSDQQREEAVGIEEAIAWAKEKFQTHSNSEKEGSLTQQDNQQSVEMDEGRPNVDEYSYHQQRDELLLETTPSPEEEEEMTGIAEEEKKPSEKDMELELLDEDIRLWSAGKESNIRMLLSTLHHVVWPKSGWYAVPLTSLIEGSQVKKAYQKARLCLHPDKLQQRGATPAQKYIAETAFAILQDAWAVFISQDVFIT, from the exons ATGGACGAGTCCTGGCGCATGCGAATGGGATTAATGCCGGGACTCCCGCGGCGGCGCTCCGCGGAGCACGTCTCCACTCGATCTGTATTCGCGGCCGCAGCCGCCAAAGACTCCCATATAACGCTTGAACCCGATGACTTCGCGGATGTATTCGGCGGGCCGCCGCGGAGCGTCCTCCCGCGCCAATTCCCCGGGGGCTCGACTTCCTTCTACGAGGAGATCTTCCGGCCGCCGGAGTTCTGCTTTACGGCGGAGAACAGAGACCGAAGCTTGCCTGCGTTTAGGATTCCGTCGAGGAGCGAGCGGTTTTATAGTGATATTTTTGGATCGGACGACGACGGACGCCAGCGGATGTCGAGAGAGCGGTCGAGGCCGAACTCGAAAACGAAGTCAAAGTCAAACTCTTCGTCGGTGCTGAGCTCGGAGGAGCTGAGTCCTCTCCGGCCGGTCATCGGCGATGACGTGGCATTCTCCTCCTTCGCTTCAAAGCTCAG ACCACTAAATGTGCCATGTAGATGGAACTCATCAACCATGAAGCCAACCAAGGAACATCCAAAGAAACAAGGCACGTCAGCTCTGCGTTGCAATCCTCTTTCCTTCACTGAAAACCAAGTTCTGGAGAAATTATATGATGAAAAGTTCAGAAGCTCCAGTAATTTCGGATTCACAAGGAAGGTCTCGTCCCCAGAAACCATGAGTCCTGGACCCAGTTCGTGTCGAAGCGTCAAGCAATTTGTGGATGATCTGGAGCTTCTCTCACCATCTTCAGCAGTCTCTTCGCTCTGCCAAGAACATGAGATTAAATCCGGGATTTGGGATCGGGTTTTGCGAGAGAAAGAAGTGGGAGTATtggaacaagaagaaaaagaagaagataataATGACGATGAAGTGATGAGCTCTTATGTGATTGAGATCAATTCTGATCAGCAAAGAGAAGAAGCAGTTGGTATTGAAGAAGCGATTGCATGGGCTAAAGAGAAGTTCCAAACACACAGTAATTCCGAGAAAGAAGGGAGCTTGACGCAACAAGACAATCAGCAGTCTGTTGAAATGGATGAAG GTAGGCCTAATGTGGATGAGTACTCATATCACCAGCAAAGAGATGAACTACTACTTGAAACGACTCCATCTCCAgag gaagaagaggaaatgACAGGGATAGCTGAAGAGGAAAAGAAGCCTTCAGAAAAAGAT aTGGAATTGGAGCTCTTGGATGAAGACATAAGGTTATGGTCGGCTGGCAAGGAATCCAACATTCGTATGCTGCTTTCGACACTACACCAT GTTGTATGGCCCAAGAGTGGATGGTATGCAGTTCCCTTGACAAGCCTAATAGAAGGTTCACAGGTGAAGAAAGCGTATCAGAAAGCAAGGCTGTGCCTCCACCCAGACAAACTGCAACAAAGAGGAGCAACACCTGCTCAAAAATATATTGCTGAAACGGCCTTCGCCATCCTCCag GATGCATGGGCCGTGTTTATCTCCCAAGATGTATTCATTACTTAG
- the LOC126623431 gene encoding solanesyl diphosphate synthase 3, chloroplastic/mitochondrial-like isoform X1 produces MLFSRIQRSSFNGLCRCLLSHRRDPQQFVAASTYSQSLNDSTQKIMGCGEFISWGLPPVFHGSRHQIHHQSSSIVEPLDQNVRVVYCCLWHKCKDGEPLDPFSLVSDELSIIANRLRAMVVAGVPKLASAAEYFFKMGVEGKRFRPTVLLLMSTALNITVPEPPTELRVALSTELRARQQCIAEVTEMIHVASLLHDDVLDDADTRRGVGTLNCIMGNKLAVLAGDFLLSRACVALASLRNTEVVSLMSTVVEHLVTGETMQITTTSDQRCSMEYYIQKTYYKTASLISNSCKAIAVLAGHTSEVAMLAYEYGKNLGLAFQLIDDVLDFMGTSASLGKGSLSDIRHGIVTAPILFAMEEFPQLRMVVEQGLDNNPANIELALDYLGRSRGIHRTRELATKHANLAAAAIESLPESKDKNVRKSRRALLDLTQVVITRTK; encoded by the exons ATGTTATTTTCTCGGATTCAAAGAAGCAGCTTCAATGGGTTGTGTCGGTGTTTGCTTTCCCATCGAAGGGACCCGCAACAGTTCGTCGCCGCCAGCACTTACTCTCAATCGCTGAATGATTCGACCCAGAAG ATTATGGGTTGCGGGGAATTTATTTCGTGGGGATTGCCGCCGGTTTTCCATGGTTCCAGGCACCAAATTCACCATCAAAGCAGCTCCATAGTTGAG CCTCTGGATCAAAATGTACGAGTTGTTTATTGTTGCTTATGGCACAAATGCAAAGATGGA GAACCGCTTGACCCATTCTCGCTTGTTTCCGATGAGCTGTCGATTATTGCTAACAGGTTGCGGGCAATGGTAGTTGCTGGG GTCCCTAAGCTTGCCTCCGCTGCTGAGTACTTCTTTAAAATGGGAGTGGAAGGAAAGAGGTTTCGTCCCACG GTCTTATTGTTGATGTCAACCGCTTTGAATATCACTGTACCTGAACCTCCTACAGAACTGCGAGTGGCTTTGTCAACAGAGCTACGCGCAAGGCAACAATGTATAGCAGAAGTCACAGAGATGATTCAT GTGGCAAGCCTTCTACATGATGATGTATTGGATGATGCAGACACAAGGCGTGGTGTTGGTACATTAAATTGTATAATGGGAAATAAG TTAGCTGTTTTAGCGGGGGATTTTCTGCTTTCCCGAGCCTGTGTCGCACTTGCCTCCTTGAGAAACACAGAG GTTGTATCATTAATGTCAACGGTTGTTGAGCATCTTGTGACAGGTGAAACCATGCAAATCACTACCACATCTGATCAACGTTGTAG CATGGAATATTATATACAAAAGACTTATTACAAGACTGCATCATTGATTTCAAATAGTTGCAAAGCAATTGCCGTTCTTGCTGGGCATACAAGCGAAGTTGCTATGTTGGCTTATGAGTATGGAAAAAATCTG gGATTGGCATTTCAATTAATAGATGACGTTCTTGATTTTATGGGCACATCAGCTTCACTTGGAAAGGGCTCTTTATCTGACATCCGCCAT GGCATCGTAACTGCTCCAATATTGTTTGCCATGGAAGAGTTTCCTCAGTTGCGTATGGTTGTTGAACAGGGCCTTGATAACAACCCTGCAAATATTGAACTT GCTCTCGACTACCTAGGTAGGAGCCGTGGAATACATAGGACAAGGGAGCTAGCCACAAAACATGCAAACCTTGCCGCAGCGGCAATCGAATCTCTGCCCGAGAGCAAAGACAAGAATGTCAGAAAATCGAGGAGGGCACTCCTAGATCTCACCCAGGTAGTCATTACAAGAACCAAATGA
- the LOC126623431 gene encoding solanesyl diphosphate synthase 3, chloroplastic/mitochondrial-like isoform X2, protein MLFSRIQRSSFNGLCRCLLSHRRDPQQFVAASTYSQSLNDSTQKIMGCGEFISWGLPPVFHGSRHQIHHQSSSIVEEPLDPFSLVSDELSIIANRLRAMVVAGVPKLASAAEYFFKMGVEGKRFRPTVLLLMSTALNITVPEPPTELRVALSTELRARQQCIAEVTEMIHVASLLHDDVLDDADTRRGVGTLNCIMGNKLAVLAGDFLLSRACVALASLRNTEVVSLMSTVVEHLVTGETMQITTTSDQRCSMEYYIQKTYYKTASLISNSCKAIAVLAGHTSEVAMLAYEYGKNLGLAFQLIDDVLDFMGTSASLGKGSLSDIRHGIVTAPILFAMEEFPQLRMVVEQGLDNNPANIELALDYLGRSRGIHRTRELATKHANLAAAAIESLPESKDKNVRKSRRALLDLTQVVITRTK, encoded by the exons ATGTTATTTTCTCGGATTCAAAGAAGCAGCTTCAATGGGTTGTGTCGGTGTTTGCTTTCCCATCGAAGGGACCCGCAACAGTTCGTCGCCGCCAGCACTTACTCTCAATCGCTGAATGATTCGACCCAGAAG ATTATGGGTTGCGGGGAATTTATTTCGTGGGGATTGCCGCCGGTTTTCCATGGTTCCAGGCACCAAATTCACCATCAAAGCAGCTCCATAGTTGAG GAACCGCTTGACCCATTCTCGCTTGTTTCCGATGAGCTGTCGATTATTGCTAACAGGTTGCGGGCAATGGTAGTTGCTGGG GTCCCTAAGCTTGCCTCCGCTGCTGAGTACTTCTTTAAAATGGGAGTGGAAGGAAAGAGGTTTCGTCCCACG GTCTTATTGTTGATGTCAACCGCTTTGAATATCACTGTACCTGAACCTCCTACAGAACTGCGAGTGGCTTTGTCAACAGAGCTACGCGCAAGGCAACAATGTATAGCAGAAGTCACAGAGATGATTCAT GTGGCAAGCCTTCTACATGATGATGTATTGGATGATGCAGACACAAGGCGTGGTGTTGGTACATTAAATTGTATAATGGGAAATAAG TTAGCTGTTTTAGCGGGGGATTTTCTGCTTTCCCGAGCCTGTGTCGCACTTGCCTCCTTGAGAAACACAGAG GTTGTATCATTAATGTCAACGGTTGTTGAGCATCTTGTGACAGGTGAAACCATGCAAATCACTACCACATCTGATCAACGTTGTAG CATGGAATATTATATACAAAAGACTTATTACAAGACTGCATCATTGATTTCAAATAGTTGCAAAGCAATTGCCGTTCTTGCTGGGCATACAAGCGAAGTTGCTATGTTGGCTTATGAGTATGGAAAAAATCTG gGATTGGCATTTCAATTAATAGATGACGTTCTTGATTTTATGGGCACATCAGCTTCACTTGGAAAGGGCTCTTTATCTGACATCCGCCAT GGCATCGTAACTGCTCCAATATTGTTTGCCATGGAAGAGTTTCCTCAGTTGCGTATGGTTGTTGAACAGGGCCTTGATAACAACCCTGCAAATATTGAACTT GCTCTCGACTACCTAGGTAGGAGCCGTGGAATACATAGGACAAGGGAGCTAGCCACAAAACATGCAAACCTTGCCGCAGCGGCAATCGAATCTCTGCCCGAGAGCAAAGACAAGAATGTCAGAAAATCGAGGAGGGCACTCCTAGATCTCACCCAGGTAGTCATTACAAGAACCAAATGA
- the LOC126623431 gene encoding solanesyl diphosphate synthase 3, chloroplastic/mitochondrial-like isoform X4, translating to MGCGEFISWGLPPVFHGSRHQIHHQSSSIVEEPLDPFSLVSDELSIIANRLRAMVVAGVPKLASAAEYFFKMGVEGKRFRPTVLLLMSTALNITVPEPPTELRVALSTELRARQQCIAEVTEMIHVASLLHDDVLDDADTRRGVGTLNCIMGNKLAVLAGDFLLSRACVALASLRNTEVVSLMSTVVEHLVTGETMQITTTSDQRCSMEYYIQKTYYKTASLISNSCKAIAVLAGHTSEVAMLAYEYGKNLGLAFQLIDDVLDFMGTSASLGKGSLSDIRHGIVTAPILFAMEEFPQLRMVVEQGLDNNPANIELALDYLGRSRGIHRTRELATKHANLAAAAIESLPESKDKNVRKSRRALLDLTQVVITRTK from the exons ATGGGTTGCGGGGAATTTATTTCGTGGGGATTGCCGCCGGTTTTCCATGGTTCCAGGCACCAAATTCACCATCAAAGCAGCTCCATAGTTGAG GAACCGCTTGACCCATTCTCGCTTGTTTCCGATGAGCTGTCGATTATTGCTAACAGGTTGCGGGCAATGGTAGTTGCTGGG GTCCCTAAGCTTGCCTCCGCTGCTGAGTACTTCTTTAAAATGGGAGTGGAAGGAAAGAGGTTTCGTCCCACG GTCTTATTGTTGATGTCAACCGCTTTGAATATCACTGTACCTGAACCTCCTACAGAACTGCGAGTGGCTTTGTCAACAGAGCTACGCGCAAGGCAACAATGTATAGCAGAAGTCACAGAGATGATTCAT GTGGCAAGCCTTCTACATGATGATGTATTGGATGATGCAGACACAAGGCGTGGTGTTGGTACATTAAATTGTATAATGGGAAATAAG TTAGCTGTTTTAGCGGGGGATTTTCTGCTTTCCCGAGCCTGTGTCGCACTTGCCTCCTTGAGAAACACAGAG GTTGTATCATTAATGTCAACGGTTGTTGAGCATCTTGTGACAGGTGAAACCATGCAAATCACTACCACATCTGATCAACGTTGTAG CATGGAATATTATATACAAAAGACTTATTACAAGACTGCATCATTGATTTCAAATAGTTGCAAAGCAATTGCCGTTCTTGCTGGGCATACAAGCGAAGTTGCTATGTTGGCTTATGAGTATGGAAAAAATCTG gGATTGGCATTTCAATTAATAGATGACGTTCTTGATTTTATGGGCACATCAGCTTCACTTGGAAAGGGCTCTTTATCTGACATCCGCCAT GGCATCGTAACTGCTCCAATATTGTTTGCCATGGAAGAGTTTCCTCAGTTGCGTATGGTTGTTGAACAGGGCCTTGATAACAACCCTGCAAATATTGAACTT GCTCTCGACTACCTAGGTAGGAGCCGTGGAATACATAGGACAAGGGAGCTAGCCACAAAACATGCAAACCTTGCCGCAGCGGCAATCGAATCTCTGCCCGAGAGCAAAGACAAGAATGTCAGAAAATCGAGGAGGGCACTCCTAGATCTCACCCAGGTAGTCATTACAAGAACCAAATGA
- the LOC126623431 gene encoding solanesyl diphosphate synthase 3, chloroplastic/mitochondrial-like isoform X3, whose amino-acid sequence MGCGEFISWGLPPVFHGSRHQIHHQSSSIVEPLDQNVRVVYCCLWHKCKDGEPLDPFSLVSDELSIIANRLRAMVVAGVPKLASAAEYFFKMGVEGKRFRPTVLLLMSTALNITVPEPPTELRVALSTELRARQQCIAEVTEMIHVASLLHDDVLDDADTRRGVGTLNCIMGNKLAVLAGDFLLSRACVALASLRNTEVVSLMSTVVEHLVTGETMQITTTSDQRCSMEYYIQKTYYKTASLISNSCKAIAVLAGHTSEVAMLAYEYGKNLGLAFQLIDDVLDFMGTSASLGKGSLSDIRHGIVTAPILFAMEEFPQLRMVVEQGLDNNPANIELALDYLGRSRGIHRTRELATKHANLAAAAIESLPESKDKNVRKSRRALLDLTQVVITRTK is encoded by the exons ATGGGTTGCGGGGAATTTATTTCGTGGGGATTGCCGCCGGTTTTCCATGGTTCCAGGCACCAAATTCACCATCAAAGCAGCTCCATAGTTGAG CCTCTGGATCAAAATGTACGAGTTGTTTATTGTTGCTTATGGCACAAATGCAAAGATGGA GAACCGCTTGACCCATTCTCGCTTGTTTCCGATGAGCTGTCGATTATTGCTAACAGGTTGCGGGCAATGGTAGTTGCTGGG GTCCCTAAGCTTGCCTCCGCTGCTGAGTACTTCTTTAAAATGGGAGTGGAAGGAAAGAGGTTTCGTCCCACG GTCTTATTGTTGATGTCAACCGCTTTGAATATCACTGTACCTGAACCTCCTACAGAACTGCGAGTGGCTTTGTCAACAGAGCTACGCGCAAGGCAACAATGTATAGCAGAAGTCACAGAGATGATTCAT GTGGCAAGCCTTCTACATGATGATGTATTGGATGATGCAGACACAAGGCGTGGTGTTGGTACATTAAATTGTATAATGGGAAATAAG TTAGCTGTTTTAGCGGGGGATTTTCTGCTTTCCCGAGCCTGTGTCGCACTTGCCTCCTTGAGAAACACAGAG GTTGTATCATTAATGTCAACGGTTGTTGAGCATCTTGTGACAGGTGAAACCATGCAAATCACTACCACATCTGATCAACGTTGTAG CATGGAATATTATATACAAAAGACTTATTACAAGACTGCATCATTGATTTCAAATAGTTGCAAAGCAATTGCCGTTCTTGCTGGGCATACAAGCGAAGTTGCTATGTTGGCTTATGAGTATGGAAAAAATCTG gGATTGGCATTTCAATTAATAGATGACGTTCTTGATTTTATGGGCACATCAGCTTCACTTGGAAAGGGCTCTTTATCTGACATCCGCCAT GGCATCGTAACTGCTCCAATATTGTTTGCCATGGAAGAGTTTCCTCAGTTGCGTATGGTTGTTGAACAGGGCCTTGATAACAACCCTGCAAATATTGAACTT GCTCTCGACTACCTAGGTAGGAGCCGTGGAATACATAGGACAAGGGAGCTAGCCACAAAACATGCAAACCTTGCCGCAGCGGCAATCGAATCTCTGCCCGAGAGCAAAGACAAGAATGTCAGAAAATCGAGGAGGGCACTCCTAGATCTCACCCAGGTAGTCATTACAAGAACCAAATGA